The following proteins are encoded in a genomic region of Shinella zoogloeoides:
- a CDS encoding MarR family transcriptional regulator, with product MDHVDRILEQWNRERPDLDVAPMGLFGRLARLRIHVAREIEKTLLAHGLNSASFDVLATLRRSGPPYRLSPGDLIATTMVSSGTMTNRLDQLEKAALIERSHNPDDRRGVIIALTPKGLALVDEAVTAHVENEHRLLESLDAGERAALDSLLRKFLKDFE from the coding sequence ATGGATCACGTCGACAGAATTCTTGAACAGTGGAACCGCGAACGGCCGGACCTCGACGTCGCGCCGATGGGCCTCTTCGGCCGGCTGGCGCGGCTGCGCATCCATGTCGCCCGCGAGATCGAGAAGACGCTCCTGGCGCATGGGCTCAATTCGGCGAGCTTCGACGTGCTGGCGACGCTGCGTCGTTCCGGCCCGCCCTACCGGCTTTCGCCCGGCGATCTCATCGCGACGACCATGGTCAGCTCCGGCACGATGACCAACCGGCTCGACCAGCTGGAAAAGGCCGCGCTGATCGAGCGCTCGCACAATCCGGACGACCGGCGCGGCGTCATCATCGCGCTGACGCCGAAGGGTCTTGCGCTGGTGGACGAGGCGGTGACGGCCCATGTCGAAAACGAGCATCGGCTGCTCGAAAGCCTGGACGCGGGCGAGCGGGCGGCGCTCGATAGCCTCCTGCGAAAATTCCTCAAGGATTTCGAATAG
- a CDS encoding NAD(P)H-dependent oxidoreductase: MRILLVLAHPLEESFAASVTETVRRKLIANGHTVDLLDLYREDFDPRLSHSERSRYFEPAYDPSEAGPFVSRLKQADGLVLVFPQWWFNFPAILKGFFDRVFAPGVAFENDPDGGRIQPRLGNIHLFWAFTTTGSPWWVVNLYMGNPVRRLLKRGIAAFCAKGLDFKMVNLYDMDRIDDAKRKAHLARVEKLVDRI; the protein is encoded by the coding sequence ATGCGCATCCTTCTCGTGCTCGCCCATCCGCTGGAGGAAAGTTTTGCCGCAAGCGTCACTGAAACGGTACGCCGGAAGCTGATCGCCAACGGCCACACTGTCGACCTGCTCGATCTCTACCGCGAGGACTTCGACCCGCGGCTCAGCCATTCGGAACGCTCGCGCTATTTCGAGCCGGCTTACGACCCATCCGAGGCCGGGCCCTTCGTCTCCCGGCTGAAGCAGGCGGATGGGCTGGTGCTGGTATTTCCGCAATGGTGGTTCAATTTTCCGGCCATCCTCAAGGGGTTCTTCGACCGGGTCTTCGCACCGGGCGTCGCCTTCGAGAACGATCCGGACGGCGGGCGCATCCAGCCGCGGCTCGGCAATATCCATCTCTTCTGGGCCTTCACCACGACGGGCTCGCCCTGGTGGGTGGTCAACCTCTATATGGGCAACCCGGTGCGGCGCCTGCTGAAGCGCGGCATCGCCGCCTTCTGCGCCAAGGGGCTCGATTTCAAGATGGTCAATCTCTACGACATGGACCGCATCGACGATGCGAAGCGCAAGGCGCATCTCGCACGGGTCGAAAAACTCGTCGACCGGATCTGA
- the xseA gene encoding exodeoxyribonuclease VII large subunit, translating to MSFFSENDSPSNLAEYSVSELSGSIKRTVEQAFDQVRVRGEISGYRGPHSSGHAYFSLKDDKARIDAVIWKGSFSRLRFKPEEGMEVIATGKITTFPGSSKYQIVIETLEPAGAGALMALLEERRRKLAAEGLFDTDRKKPLPFLPKVIGVVTSPTGAVIRDILHRIADRFPVHVVVWPVKVQGEGSGQEVAAAIEGFNTLDPLGPIRRPDVLIVARGGGSLEDLWSFNDEIVVRAAAASRIPLISAVGHETDWTLIDHAADRRAPTPTGAAEMAVPVKADLDAEIASLAARLRGATARQMDNRRQGVRALARALPSLDQLLALPRRRFDEASAGLGRGLQMNTVNKRRAFERTAAHLRSDMLLTRIGERRQRVADRLLRAERIVERRLDQLRARLSAFDVSLRATPARITAQTERARDRLNGLALRAESALSGDLSRRRALLLAQDRMLQSLSYRNVLKRGYALVRDEDGVPVKGAAELGPGRAIAIEFADGTVDAVTGSGGGTPRKKPAKAEAEKPATRQGSLF from the coding sequence ATGAGCTTCTTTTCCGAAAACGATTCGCCCAGCAACCTTGCCGAATATTCGGTGTCGGAGCTGTCCGGCTCCATCAAGCGCACCGTCGAGCAGGCCTTCGACCAGGTGCGCGTGCGCGGCGAGATTTCCGGCTATCGCGGCCCGCATTCCTCGGGACATGCCTATTTCTCGCTGAAGGACGACAAGGCGCGCATCGACGCGGTGATCTGGAAGGGCAGCTTCTCGCGCCTTCGCTTCAAGCCGGAAGAGGGCATGGAGGTGATCGCGACCGGCAAGATCACCACCTTCCCGGGCTCCTCGAAATACCAGATCGTCATCGAGACGCTGGAGCCGGCCGGCGCCGGCGCGCTGATGGCGCTGCTGGAAGAGCGCCGCCGCAAGCTTGCCGCCGAAGGGCTGTTCGATACGGATCGCAAGAAGCCGCTGCCCTTCCTGCCCAAGGTCATCGGGGTCGTGACCTCGCCCACCGGCGCGGTCATCCGCGATATCCTCCACCGCATCGCCGACCGTTTCCCGGTCCATGTCGTGGTATGGCCGGTGAAGGTGCAGGGCGAAGGCTCGGGGCAGGAGGTCGCGGCGGCCATCGAGGGCTTCAACACGCTGGACCCGCTCGGGCCGATCCGGCGGCCGGACGTGCTGATCGTCGCGCGCGGCGGCGGCAGCCTCGAAGACCTCTGGAGCTTCAACGACGAGATCGTGGTACGTGCCGCAGCCGCCTCGCGGATCCCGCTGATCTCCGCCGTCGGCCACGAGACGGACTGGACGCTGATCGACCACGCGGCCGACCGCCGCGCGCCGACGCCCACGGGCGCGGCCGAAATGGCCGTGCCAGTGAAGGCCGATCTCGATGCGGAGATCGCCTCGCTCGCCGCGCGGCTGCGCGGGGCGACGGCCCGCCAGATGGACAACCGCCGGCAGGGTGTTCGCGCGCTTGCCCGCGCGCTTCCCTCGCTCGACCAGCTTCTCGCCCTGCCGCGCCGCCGCTTCGACGAGGCATCGGCCGGGCTCGGGCGCGGCCTGCAGATGAACACGGTGAACAAGCGCCGCGCCTTCGAGCGCACGGCGGCGCATCTGCGGTCCGACATGCTGCTGACCCGCATTGGCGAGCGCCGCCAGCGTGTCGCCGACCGGCTGCTCCGGGCCGAGCGCATCGTGGAGCGCCGGCTCGACCAGCTCCGCGCGCGCCTCTCGGCCTTCGACGTATCGCTGCGCGCGACGCCCGCCCGCATCACGGCACAGACCGAACGCGCGCGCGACCGGCTGAACGGCCTTGCTCTTCGGGCGGAGAGCGCGCTTTCCGGCGACCTTTCCAGGCGGCGCGCCCTGCTTCTGGCGCAGGATCGCATGCTGCAGTCCCTCTCCTATCGCAATGTGCTGAAGCGCGGCTATGCGCTGGTGCGCGACGAGGACGGCGTGCCGGTCAAGGGCGCCGCCGAGCTTGGCCCCGGCCGTGCCATCGCCATCGAGTTCGCCGACGGCACGGTGGATGCCGTCACCGGATCGGGCGGCGGGACGCCAAGAAAGAAGCCGGCGAAGGCGGAAGCGGAGAAGCCCGCGACCCGCCAGGGCTCGCTGTTCTGA
- a CDS encoding glycosyltransferase: MTHALLEDLDIAVLLPCYNEAQTIGEVVTGFRAALPTARIYVYDNNSTDSTALRAALAGATVVRERRQGKGNVVRRMFSDIDADIYVMADGDGTYAAPDAPELIRTLITEGADMVVGTRRGVRADAGRQGHAFGNRIFNTLYRSLFGNDFSDIFSGYRAFSRRFAKSFPAVSGGFEIETEMSVHASRLRLPVAELELDYGRRPEGSHSKLSTFRDGARILWMFAMLMKETRPFTFFGAISGGFMGLSLVFMAPVLMAYFRTGLVDRMPTWVFSLVLMMISFLVFSVGLILDSLARARAEQLRIHYMNLPAGRHVRSARNAGDKAVRHLAA; encoded by the coding sequence ATGACGCATGCCTTGCTGGAAGACCTCGATATCGCCGTGCTGCTGCCCTGCTACAACGAGGCGCAGACGATAGGCGAGGTCGTGACCGGGTTCCGCGCCGCGCTGCCGACGGCCCGCATCTATGTCTACGACAACAATTCCACCGATTCGACGGCGCTGCGCGCCGCGCTGGCCGGCGCGACGGTGGTGCGCGAGCGCCGCCAGGGCAAGGGCAATGTGGTGCGCCGCATGTTCTCCGACATCGATGCGGATATCTATGTCATGGCCGACGGCGACGGCACCTATGCCGCCCCGGATGCGCCGGAGCTGATCCGCACGCTGATCACCGAGGGCGCCGACATGGTCGTCGGCACGCGCCGCGGCGTGCGTGCCGATGCCGGCCGCCAGGGCCACGCCTTCGGCAACCGCATCTTCAACACGCTCTACCGCTCGCTCTTCGGCAACGATTTCTCCGATATCTTCTCCGGCTACCGTGCCTTCTCCCGCCGGTTCGCCAAGAGCTTCCCGGCCGTTTCCGGCGGCTTCGAGATCGAGACGGAGATGTCGGTGCATGCCTCGCGCCTGCGCCTGCCGGTCGCCGAGCTGGAGCTCGACTACGGCCGCCGCCCCGAGGGCTCGCATTCCAAGCTCTCGACCTTCCGCGACGGCGCGAGGATCCTCTGGATGTTCGCCATGCTGATGAAGGAGACACGCCCCTTCACCTTCTTCGGCGCGATCAGCGGCGGCTTCATGGGCCTCAGCCTCGTCTTCATGGCGCCGGTCCTGATGGCCTATTTCCGCACCGGCCTCGTCGACCGCATGCCGACCTGGGTCTTCTCGCTGGTGCTGATGATGATCTCCTTCCTCGTCTTTTCCGTCGGCCTCATCCTCGATTCACTCGCCCGCGCCCGGGCCGAGCAGCTGCGCATCCACTACATGAACCTGCCCGCCGGCCGGCACGTCCGGTCCGCCCGAAATGCTGGAGACAAAGCCGTACGCCATCTCGCTGCCTGA
- a CDS encoding class I SAM-dependent methyltransferase, producing the protein MNRETTNRIRFVIEDVLPPILRDSALFRQAASLVWGKHITKLARFRERAPFLTAGEYEDLYREHPRVHAGTDNSQACIDRIVASIVGKSVCDVGCGTGALLSHIKVGNPCLERLTGVDFVIEDAAGIDGVEYVAAMIESLPFSDGEFDTVVCTHVIEHVLEYRQAIAELRRIARRRLIIVVPREREYRYSFNPHFNFFPYTHSFLRAVHPVPEHHLCIDIGRDILYMEDRPEPIA; encoded by the coding sequence ATGAACCGGGAAACTACCAACCGCATCCGCTTCGTGATCGAGGACGTGCTGCCGCCGATCCTGCGCGATTCCGCGCTGTTCAGGCAGGCCGCCAGCCTCGTCTGGGGCAAACACATCACCAAGCTGGCAAGGTTCCGCGAGCGCGCGCCGTTCCTTACCGCCGGGGAGTACGAGGACCTGTATCGCGAGCATCCACGCGTCCACGCCGGCACGGACAATTCGCAGGCCTGCATCGATCGGATCGTCGCCTCCATCGTCGGCAAGAGCGTCTGCGACGTCGGCTGTGGCACCGGCGCGCTGCTGAGCCACATCAAAGTGGGTAATCCATGCCTGGAGCGGCTGACGGGCGTCGATTTCGTGATAGAGGATGCTGCCGGTATCGATGGCGTCGAATATGTCGCGGCGATGATCGAATCACTGCCCTTTTCGGACGGCGAGTTCGATACGGTCGTCTGCACCCATGTCATCGAGCATGTTCTGGAATACCGCCAGGCGATCGCCGAACTGCGCCGCATCGCGCGCCGCCGGTTGATCATCGTCGTGCCGCGCGAGCGGGAATACCGTTATAGCTTCAATCCGCATTTCAACTTCTTCCCCTACACGCATTCCTTCCTGAGGGCGGTGCATCCGGTCCCGGAGCATCATTTGTGCATCGATATCGGCCGCGACATCCTTTACATGGAAGACCGGCCGGAGCCGATCGCGTGA
- a CDS encoding transporter: MTTGGHSPAIWAGLVGTPLMIAAGQVLFKLTSGTTGDFGVKGLAALMVNPLLLVALAIYGAGTIIWIFVLKAVPLTIGYSFMALTFCFVPVLASIFLGEALTLRYALGAALIIGGMVVING, encoded by the coding sequence GTGACGACGGGCGGCCATAGCCCTGCCATTTGGGCCGGCCTCGTCGGCACGCCGCTCATGATCGCGGCAGGACAGGTCCTTTTCAAGCTGACGAGCGGTACGACAGGCGATTTCGGCGTCAAGGGCCTCGCCGCGCTGATGGTCAACCCGCTGTTGCTGGTCGCGCTCGCCATTTACGGTGCCGGCACGATTATCTGGATATTCGTGCTGAAGGCAGTGCCGCTGACGATCGGCTATTCCTTCATGGCGCTGACCTTCTGCTTCGTGCCTGTCCTGGCAAGTATCTTCCTCGGCGAGGCGCTGACGCTGCGCTACGCTCTCGGCGCCGCCCTCATCATCGGCGGCATGGTCGTCATCAACGGTTGA
- a CDS encoding helix-turn-helix transcriptional regulator has product MEFGEHLREWRSHRRFSQLELASEAGISARHLSFLETGRSRPSEGMILRLSAVLDIPARDQGLLFSAAGFRPRFTTAPAAGLSTFPPAVAEAIGLILARHDPYPGVVFDHEYNVLTANQAFLGLAGMAGITVSPGDNFLDAYLGATPLRSIIVNWAQSAADLVHRIRAEAWLQGPRSPLSKRIERLAAAEEIRAALEAFPESERLPVLPIEMKIGVKRFNWITTLTSFGSAQDALVQGVLIESFFPADAETRAHFEGAINR; this is encoded by the coding sequence ATGGAATTCGGCGAACATCTCAGGGAATGGCGCAGCCATCGGCGCTTCAGCCAACTGGAGCTGGCGAGCGAGGCGGGCATTTCGGCCCGCCATCTCTCCTTCCTGGAGACCGGCCGCTCGCGCCCCTCGGAAGGCATGATCCTGCGGCTTTCCGCCGTGCTCGACATTCCGGCGCGCGACCAGGGCCTGCTTTTCTCCGCCGCCGGCTTCCGGCCGCGCTTTACCACTGCGCCGGCGGCCGGCCTTTCGACCTTTCCACCGGCGGTGGCCGAGGCCATCGGCCTCATCCTCGCCCGCCACGATCCCTATCCGGGCGTCGTCTTCGACCATGAATACAATGTGCTGACCGCCAACCAGGCCTTTCTCGGCCTTGCCGGCATGGCGGGGATTACGGTTTCGCCGGGCGACAATTTCCTCGACGCCTATCTCGGCGCGACGCCGCTGCGCTCCATCATCGTCAACTGGGCGCAGTCGGCGGCCGATCTCGTCCACCGCATCCGTGCCGAGGCCTGGCTGCAGGGGCCGCGCAGCCCGCTTTCAAAACGCATCGAGCGGCTGGCGGCGGCGGAAGAAATCCGCGCGGCGCTGGAAGCCTTTCCGGAAAGCGAGCGGCTGCCGGTCCTGCCCATCGAGATGAAGATCGGCGTAAAGCGCTTCAACTGGATCACCACGCTCACCTCCTTCGGCTCGGCGCAGGATGCGCTGGTGCAGGGCGTGCTGATCGAGAGCTTCTTCCCGGCCGATGCCGAGACGCGGGCTCACTTCGAGGGCGCGATCAACCGTTGA
- a CDS encoding histone deacetylase family protein: MRVIFSEDHKLRNARSELYGGELVPPFEAPFRAEWILAAAKDAGFTDIAAPDQYGLETALKVHDAGYLSFLETAWDQWKAAGYKGEAIATSFPVRRTSPRIPTQIDGLLGYYCNAAETAISPGTWEAALSSMRTALTAADIVADGAKAAFALCRPPGHHAGIDSFGGYCFINNAAVAAQRLLDKGARKVAILDVDFHHGNGTQDIFYERGDVYFASLHGDPAEAFPHFLGYAEETGKGAGAGTTQNYPMAPGTPYSVWEAALLDALKRIAAFGAEAIVLSLGVDTFEKDPISFFKLTSPDYVTMGRAVAASGVPVLVVMEGGYGVPEIGLNVANTLKGVAG; encoded by the coding sequence ATGCGCGTCATCTTTTCCGAGGACCACAAGCTCAGGAACGCTCGCAGCGAGCTTTACGGCGGCGAACTGGTGCCGCCCTTCGAGGCGCCGTTCCGGGCGGAATGGATCCTCGCCGCGGCCAAGGACGCCGGCTTCACCGACATCGCCGCGCCCGATCAGTACGGTCTGGAAACCGCGCTGAAGGTGCATGACGCCGGCTATCTTTCCTTCCTGGAAACCGCCTGGGACCAGTGGAAGGCCGCCGGCTACAAGGGCGAAGCCATCGCCACGTCCTTCCCCGTACGCCGTACCTCACCGCGCATTCCGACCCAGATCGACGGCCTGCTCGGCTATTACTGCAACGCCGCCGAGACGGCGATCTCGCCCGGCACCTGGGAAGCGGCGCTTTCCTCCATGCGCACGGCCCTGACGGCGGCCGATATCGTCGCAGACGGCGCGAAGGCCGCCTTCGCGCTCTGCCGCCCGCCGGGCCACCATGCCGGCATCGACAGCTTCGGCGGCTACTGCTTCATCAACAATGCTGCGGTCGCTGCCCAGCGTCTCCTCGACAAGGGCGCGAGGAAGGTCGCGATCCTCGACGTCGACTTCCACCACGGCAACGGCACGCAGGATATCTTCTACGAGCGCGGCGACGTCTATTTCGCCTCGCTGCACGGCGATCCCGCCGAGGCCTTCCCGCATTTCCTCGGCTATGCGGAGGAGACCGGCAAGGGCGCGGGCGCGGGCACGACGCAGAACTATCCCATGGCGCCGGGAACGCCCTATTCCGTCTGGGAGGCGGCGCTTCTCGATGCCCTGAAGCGCATCGCCGCCTTCGGCGCGGAGGCCATCGTCCTCTCGCTCGGCGTCGATACGTTCGAAAAGGACCCGATCTCCTTCTTCAAGCTCACCTCGCCGGACTATGTGACGATGGGCCGGGCGGTCGCGGCGAGCGGCGTGCCGGTGCTCGTCGTCATGGAGGGCGGCTACGGCGTGCCGGAGATCGGCCTCAACGTCGCCAATACACTGAAGGGCGTGGCGGGCTGA
- a CDS encoding EamA family transporter — protein MADQQAMPRPGNTGLLSGVLLCLASMSSIQFGSAFSATAISAYGPSTTTFFRLIMAALVLALVVRPPMRSYSREQWLSALSLGATMAAMTLCFFAAIDRIPLGLAVAIEFLGPLAVATWSLGGGWRLVWPLAAFAGVVLLSHDGAGWVGDPVGVLFACGAGIGWGTYIILMKKTGRMFRGLEGLSMSLLVAAVAAAPFGLPRAAEAFNPEGLGMMLGLAVLVPLLPYALEMIALRRMPTSAFGILMSLEPALGALAGFLVLGQPMTPFQMLGTALVVAASAGVTSGGDDES, from the coding sequence ATGGCGGATCAGCAGGCAATGCCGCGTCCCGGCAATACGGGGCTTCTTTCGGGCGTGCTGCTCTGTCTTGCCTCCATGTCGAGCATCCAGTTCGGCTCGGCGTTTTCCGCGACGGCGATTTCCGCCTACGGGCCTTCCACCACCACCTTCTTTCGCCTCATCATGGCGGCGCTCGTGCTGGCGCTCGTCGTTCGCCCGCCGATGCGCTCCTACAGCCGCGAGCAATGGCTGAGCGCGCTGTCGCTCGGCGCCACCATGGCGGCGATGACGCTCTGCTTCTTCGCCGCCATCGACCGCATTCCGCTCGGCCTTGCCGTGGCGATCGAGTTCCTCGGCCCGCTCGCTGTGGCCACCTGGTCGCTCGGCGGCGGCTGGCGGCTGGTCTGGCCGCTCGCGGCCTTTGCCGGCGTCGTGCTTCTGTCCCATGATGGCGCGGGCTGGGTCGGCGATCCCGTCGGCGTGCTCTTCGCCTGCGGCGCGGGCATCGGCTGGGGCACCTACATCATCCTCATGAAGAAGACGGGCAGGATGTTCCGGGGGCTGGAGGGCCTTTCGATGTCGCTGCTGGTCGCCGCCGTCGCCGCCGCTCCCTTCGGCCTGCCGCGGGCCGCCGAGGCGTTCAACCCCGAAGGCCTCGGCATGATGCTCGGCCTTGCCGTCCTCGTGCCCCTGCTTCCCTATGCGCTGGAGATGATCGCGCTGCGCCGCATGCCGACCTCGGCCTTCGGCATCCTGATGAGCCTCGAGCCGGCGCTCGGCGCGCTTGCCGGCTTCCTCGTCCTCGGCCAGCCGATGACGCCCTTCCAGATGCTCGGAACGGCGCTCGTCGTCGCGGCAAGCGCCGGGGTGACGTCGGGCGGAGACGACGAAAGCTAG
- a CDS encoding OmpA family protein codes for MYKKCAIVAVAAAFLSACTTTDPYTGEQKVSNTAGGAAIGAGMGAVAGLLIGNNPVQRRNAALIGAGVGALAGGAIGNYMDNQEAELRAQLQGTGVSVTRNGDRIILNMPSNITFATDQDRVIPPFYETLDSVAIVLRKFDKTLIDVDGHTDSVGNAGYNQDLSERRANSVANYLASRGIDPRRMSAMGYGLERPIASNASEAGRAQNRRVEISISPLRQG; via the coding sequence ATGTACAAGAAATGCGCGATTGTCGCGGTTGCCGCGGCCTTTCTTTCTGCCTGCACGACGACCGATCCCTATACGGGCGAACAGAAGGTCTCCAACACGGCCGGCGGCGCGGCCATCGGCGCGGGCATGGGCGCGGTCGCCGGCCTCCTCATCGGCAACAATCCCGTCCAGCGCCGCAACGCGGCCCTGATCGGCGCTGGCGTCGGCGCGCTTGCCGGCGGCGCCATCGGCAACTACATGGACAATCAGGAAGCCGAGCTGCGCGCGCAGCTCCAGGGCACCGGCGTCTCGGTGACGCGCAACGGCGACCGCATCATCCTCAACATGCCTTCGAACATCACCTTTGCGACCGACCAGGACCGGGTGATCCCGCCCTTCTACGAGACGCTCGATTCCGTCGCCATCGTGCTGCGCAAGTTCGACAAGACGCTGATCGACGTCGACGGCCATACCGACTCGGTCGGCAATGCCGGCTACAACCAGGATCTTTCCGAGCGCCGCGCCAACTCGGTCGCCAATTACCTCGCCTCGCGCGGCATCGACCCGCGGCGCATGTCGGCGATGGGCTACGGCCTGGAGCGCCCGATCGCCTCCAATGCCTCGGAAGCCGGCCGCGCGCAGAACCGCCGCGTCGAGATCTCCATCTCGCCGCTGCGTCAGGGATAG
- a CDS encoding lipo-like protein: MTGALKPLSTSRDTLLDRLGRLVADRLQSQTSGYEPYTPSDPETLARTLRPGDILLVEGNQKVSAAIKYLTQSTWSHAALFVGDAVPLTLDQAALPATERPQLVEVNLGEGCVAVPLTKYRTYNTRICRPIGLTPEDRDTLIAFMISRLGLKYDMKNITDMLRYFLPTPPIPVRWRRRMIAFGSGDPTRAICSTLIAEAFEAIRYPILPDVTRAPGHAAATSPYSRQEILHIRHHSLYTPRDFDLSPYFEIVKPTLKYGFDYKRLEWGPDREGP, from the coding sequence GTGACCGGTGCATTGAAGCCGCTTTCCACAAGCCGCGACACGCTGCTCGACCGTCTCGGCCGCCTGGTCGCCGACCGGCTGCAAAGCCAGACTTCCGGCTACGAGCCCTATACGCCCTCCGATCCCGAGACGCTGGCGCGCACGCTGCGGCCCGGCGATATCCTGCTGGTGGAGGGCAACCAGAAGGTCTCGGCGGCGATCAAGTATCTCACGCAGTCGACCTGGTCCCATGCCGCGCTCTTCGTGGGCGACGCGGTGCCGCTGACGCTGGACCAGGCGGCCCTGCCGGCCACCGAGCGGCCGCAGCTCGTCGAGGTCAATCTCGGCGAGGGGTGCGTCGCCGTGCCGCTCACCAAATACCGCACCTACAATACGCGCATCTGCCGCCCTATCGGCCTGACGCCGGAGGATCGGGATACGCTGATCGCCTTCATGATCTCGCGGCTCGGCCTGAAATACGACATGAAGAACATCACGGACATGCTGCGCTATTTCCTGCCGACACCGCCCATTCCGGTGCGCTGGCGGCGGCGCATGATCGCCTTCGGCTCGGGCGATCCGACGCGGGCGATCTGCTCGACGCTGATCGCGGAAGCCTTCGAGGCGATCCGCTACCCGATCCTGCCGGACGTGACGCGCGCGCCCGGCCACGCGGCGGCGACCTCGCCCTATTCGCGGCAGGAGATCCTGCACATCCGGCACCATTCGCTCTACACGCCGCGCGACTTCGACCTCTCGCCCTATTTCGAGATCGTCAAGCCGACGCTCAAATACGGCTTCGACTACAAGCGGCTGGAATGGGGCCCTGACAGAGAAGGGCCGTAG
- the mbfA gene encoding iron exporter MbfA: MFSRLLSSGKRSLESLSEQEILALAISSEEDDGRIYLAYADELQDAYPNSARIFEEMAEEESHHRQMLIDRHIERFGDRIPLVRREYVRDFPERKPDWLIRNMPLDRIREQAEAMEEAAHRFYLTAAARTQDAPTRKLLGDLALAEKSHESLAHRLGEEHTPQDVRAEEDQTARRQFVLTYVQPGLAGLMDGSVSTLAPIFAAAFATQDTWQTFLVGLSASVGAGISMGFTEAAHDDGKLSGRGSPVRRGLASGIMTALGGLGHALPYLIPNFMLATTIAVFVVFIELWAIAFIQNRYMETPFFRAVLQVVLGGSLVLAAGVLIGNA, translated from the coding sequence ATGTTCTCCCGCCTTCTCAGTTCCGGCAAGCGCAGCCTCGAATCGCTCAGCGAGCAGGAAATCCTCGCCCTCGCCATCTCCTCCGAGGAGGATGACGGCCGCATCTATCTTGCCTATGCGGATGAGCTGCAGGATGCCTATCCCAATTCCGCGCGCATCTTCGAGGAGATGGCGGAGGAGGAGAGCCACCACCGCCAGATGCTGATCGACCGGCATATCGAGCGCTTCGGCGACCGCATTCCGCTGGTCCGCCGCGAATATGTCCGCGATTTCCCGGAGCGGAAGCCCGACTGGCTGATCCGCAACATGCCGCTCGACAGGATCCGCGAGCAGGCCGAGGCCATGGAGGAGGCGGCGCACCGCTTCTACCTGACGGCCGCCGCGCGCACGCAGGACGCCCCGACGCGAAAGCTGCTCGGCGATCTGGCGCTCGCGGAGAAGTCGCACGAATCGCTCGCCCATCGGCTGGGCGAGGAGCACACGCCGCAGGACGTGCGGGCGGAGGAGGACCAGACGGCGCGGCGGCAATTCGTGCTGACCTATGTGCAGCCCGGCCTTGCCGGCCTGATGGACGGCTCGGTCTCGACGCTCGCGCCGATCTTCGCCGCCGCCTTCGCCACGCAGGATACCTGGCAGACCTTCCTCGTCGGCCTCTCGGCCTCCGTCGGTGCGGGCATCTCCATGGGCTTCACGGAAGCCGCCCATGACGACGGCAAGCTCTCCGGCCGCGGCTCGCCGGTGAGGCGCGGCCTTGCTTCGGGCATCATGACGGCGCTCGGCGGCCTCGGCCACGCGCTGCCCTATCTCATCCCGAATTTCATGCTGGCGACCACCATCGCCGTCTTCGTCGTCTTCATCGAGCTCTGGGCCATCGCCTTCATCCAGAACCGCTACATGGAAACGCCGTTCTTCCGCGCCGTGCTGCAGGTCGTGCTCGGCGGCAGCCTCGTGCTGGCGGCGGGGGTGCTGATCGGCAACGCGTGA